One Fundulus heteroclitus isolate FHET01 chromosome 11, MU-UCD_Fhet_4.1, whole genome shotgun sequence DNA segment encodes these proteins:
- the LOC118564480 gene encoding olfactory receptor 146-like, whose protein sequence is MENYTFNSVTLQLEGLNFTRDLVYVIFFLVLTFYIFTMTLNLGFLILIVIDKNLHQPMYLLFCNLTVSDIIGGTEIFPRILSDILKPPSERLISYYECVVQAFITQWFGATSHTVLMAMAFDRYVAICNPLRYSAIMSNRMVLKLTVSAWGVPFIFVVVLIGLSVRLNRCRTLVTNPFCDNASLFKLSCDSVVINNIYGLFYTVLLLVASVGCIVLTYGKIAMVCLTSKNKSLNRKALQTCSTHLVVYLIMSFSGFTGIALHRFPQYSDYRKISILLFFIVPGSLNTIIYGVQSKEIRKFLLNMFKSNKVLPLKNRK, encoded by the coding sequence atggAAAACTACACCTTCAACAGTGTGACGCTCCAGCTGGAGGGCCTAAATTTTACAAGGGATTTAGTGTATGTTATCTTTTTCTTGGtcttaacattttatatttttactatGACTCTGAACTTGGGTTTTTTGATTCTCATCGTTATTGACAAGAACCTCCATCAGCCCATGTATCTTTTATTTTGCAACCTGACAGTCAGTGATATCATTGGAGGTACTGAAATCTTTCCTCGCATACTGTCGGATATTCTGAAGCCTCCCTCTGAGCGTCTCATCAGTTACTATGAGTGCGTGGTTCAGGCTTTTATTACTCAGTGGTTCGGCGCCACGTCCCACACGGTGCTCATGGCCATGGCCTTTGACCGGTATGTGGCCATCTGTAATCCTCTGCGTTACTCTGCAATAATGAGCAACAGAATGGTGCTGAAGCTGACCGTCTCTGCCTGGGGGGTGCCTTTCATTTTTGTTGTGGTTCTGATTGGACTCTCCGTACGTCTGAACCGATGCAGGACTCTCGTCACAAACCCTTTCTGTGACAACGCCTCATTGTTTAAGCTCTCCTGTGACAGTGTTGTCATCAATAATATTTATGGGCTCTTTTACACCGTGCTGTTGCTAGTAGCGTCTGTCGGCTGCATTGTTCTGACCTACGGGAAGATTGCTATGGTTTGTCTGACCAGTAAAAACAAATCACTCAACAGAAAAGCCTTACAAACCTGCAGCACTCACTTGGTTGTCTATCTCATCATGTCATTCAGTGGATTTACTGGTATTGCTCTGCATCGCTTCCCTCAGTACTCAGATTACAGGAAAATATCtattctgctgttttttattgtacCTGGCAGCCTCAACACCATCATCTATGGAGTGCAATCCAAAGAAATACGAAAATTCTTACTTAACatgtttaaatcaaataaagttttgcctttaaaaaacagaaaatag